In Nonomuraea sp. NBC_00507, the following are encoded in one genomic region:
- a CDS encoding DUF6355 family natural product biosynthesis protein has protein sequence MRTKILKVIGGTLTALALTTAPVYAGDGASSSAAGASDNYPCGYYYVEENLTSWYNHCNSNVNVLIRVERTDTYDYDRCVRPGHTLLGKRPIRNMEGIYYAWYKGVLC, from the coding sequence CGAAGATCCTCAAGGTGATTGGCGGGACGTTAACCGCTCTGGCCCTGACCACGGCGCCGGTGTACGCAGGCGATGGAGCCTCCAGCAGCGCAGCCGGGGCAAGCGACAACTACCCATGCGGCTATTACTACGTTGAAGAAAACCTCACCTCCTGGTACAACCATTGCAACTCCAACGTCAACGTCCTCATCCGCGTCGAACGGACTGACACGTACGACTACGACAGGTGCGTTCGGCCGGGCCATACCCTTCTCGGCAAGAGGCCAATCCGTAATATGGAGGGCATTTACTACGCCTGGTACAAGGGCGTTCTGTGCTGA